The Raphanus sativus cultivar WK10039 unplaced genomic scaffold, ASM80110v3 Scaffold2730, whole genome shotgun sequence DNA window TATAGTTTGAAAAACATATACTAGTCCTTACATTAGAGAGTAAGTCAATTAAACACATAATTCATTTACTAATCACTATCCTTTTTTCCAAGAACTTTTCAGAGATGCTAATAATAAGTAAACCATCCACGGCTCCATGAACATTGGTTCCTGTATAATTAACACATCtttttttattacttaaatCATGCCTGACATCATACCTGAcatcatatattatttaattcgTCTAGAACATAGACAATCTACGGATCTAGTACTTTTCATTTCCGCCAACATAGATGGtaacaaatttgatttttattagtttCATTGAATCAATAGAAGCCAGCTATTCAGCGATCTCTTACTTCTTCCTCGTTCTGTAATCTATAGGCTATagcaacaaaaataaagaacCACTCATTCAAAAAATGATACGTTGAAAGTCGTCGTcagagttttaaaaaaaattattagaaaacgAAGAAACACTCGTTCCTCTCCTCTTCCCTGCTTAGTTGCTAAATCAAATGATATAATTACTTTTACAACAATCCAAcattgtctctctctctcagattcTTTATCCTATAGTTCTAAATCTTTCATTCTTTCATTCTTTTCTCACAACATCTTTTTCAGACAAGAGAGATATGGCGGGAGGTCGGATAAGAAGAAGACTACATCTAAGCAACATCTACGCCTTCAGATGTCGCAAATCTACATTTCAAGAAGACCACTCACAGATCGGAGGACCAGGCTTCTCCCGAGTAGTCTACTGCAACGAACCCAACTCTCCCGCCGCCGAACGTCGCAACTACGCGGGAAACTACGTCAGGTCAACGAAGTACACTCCCGCCTCCTTCTTACCCAAATCTCTCTTCGAGCAGTTCCGCCGCGTCGCCAACTTCTACTTCCTCGTCACCGGTGCCCTGTCGTTGACTCCGCTCTCTCCTTACGGCCCCGTCAGCGCTCTGCTACCTCTCGGCTTTGTCATCGCGGCGAGCATGGTCAAAGAAGGGATCGAAGACTGGGGAAGGAAACGACAGGACATGGAAGTGAACAACAGGAGAGTGAAGGTCCACGACGGAGACGGGACGTTCCGGGAAGAAGGGTGGAGGGAGCTTAGAGTCGGAGATATAGTGAGGGTCGAAAAGGACGAGTTTTTTCCGGCGGATCTTTTGCTTCTGTCGTCGAGCTACGAGGACTCGATTTGCTACGTggagacgatgaatctcgacGGTGAGACGAATCTGAAAGTGAAACAGGGCTTAGAGGCGACTTCGTCGGCGTTACATGAAGATTCTGACTTTAAAGAGTTTAAAGGCGTGGTGAGATGCGAAGATCCCAATGCGGATCTTTATACGTTCGTCGGGACGTTGCATTTGGAAGAACAGAGACTTCCGTTGTCGGTCCAGCAGCTTCTTCTTCGAGATTCGAAGCTTAGAAACACAGAGTATGTTTACGGAGCTGTTGTCTTCACCGGACACGACACAAAGGTACAAACTTTGGCGTTCTGTATGTTTGGTCTGGGTACGAATTCTCTGGATTTAGGAATGTTCAGTTATTTGCAAAATTCGGTTCAATTCTGGTTTGCTTATTTTGGTTTTCGATTCGGTTCAGATAGGAAACTTGGAAACAAGCTAATATCCGGAAATTTTTGAGTCCAATTCGATTCTGATTTTTGAGATAATTTCATATAACACGGGTAAAGACATTGAATCAAATATCAGGCAGTTCGAATAATTTCTGATAAAAAATGTAGGATAATTAGAAAAGGGCGAATCtctaaaataacattttttatgtttttatcacaaaaatagtattcaaaaaataaaatgaccaaaataacacctttttgttttgaaaattttcatttttattttttatttttaaaaatttgaatatgtTCCTAAAACCCTatcccttaactctaaaccctaaatcttagaTTAATTAAACCAAGggggttataaatgcatatttaccctctaataaaacttcttttggtcattttctttcttgtgatatgctatttttgtgacaaaaacttgattTGGTgctattttatctttttctcattagaaaaagtaaaaatattttaggtaatTTCTATTTTCGGGTAATTCGGTTTATAACTAGTATTGTTAagatattttggtatttagaaattaaacataattaatattttaaagtatctgtattttaaaaattcagacATTCATTGAATTTTCGATTCGGTTTTagtcccctagactatatttgagaagtgattttgccacatgtcttctctacaatcagtttcacaaaaaataatatgacatggctactaaaattgatgacatggtttccgaaaaatatgacatggatgatttcatttaatgttgatttatatttttggtaaactttttagaatatggtaataactcataccttacatttaatattgatatttatttccggtaacttctttaaatatggtaatatcacatacatcatctataaaataaatatattcatatataacattaaaatttcgaaattatattttattttattttctataattatacaatttgtattactaaatctttaaaaattgctacaattttttaaaaaattatttctaatcataaaatcattagattcttatatatctacagatcctataaatattgttagttcaatttttttataattatacaatatttttttaaataaaaaatcattttatcttaatttaatatttaaataaataaaatccatatttaaatatcggtaaaaataataaaatctataatatttaataaaccttattttaaatataaattaaattttgaatataattttactgcacatggtgcaggaaaacacctagttacataaatatatagaaatatatgaTCCATCTAGATATTTATGACATTCGGTTtgatattgtttagtttttttggcTTCGGATAAATGTGTAATGCCTAGTACAAACTTTAACAGCATCTACATAAACCTTGCATCACAAGTCtcattttgaagtttatttGATGACAGGTGATTCAAAATTCAACTGATCCTCCATCAAAGAGAAGCAGAATCGAGAGGAAGATGGACAAGATCATCTACATGATGTTCGTTGTAGTGTTTCTGATGTCTTTTATCGGATCCATCATCTTTGGAATCGAGACAAGAGAGGACAGAgtgagaaacagaggaaaaacagagagatggtacTTAAAACCAGACGACGCAGAGATCTTCTTCGATCCAGATAGAGCTCCAATGGCTGCAATCTACCATTTCTTAACTGCGGTTATGCTTTACAGCTACTTCATTCCCATCTCTCTCTACGTCTCTATCGAAATCGTTAAAGTTCTTCAGAGCGTTTTCATCAACAGCGACATTCTGATGTACTACGAGGAGACGGATAAACCCGCGCACGCAAGAACGTCGAATCTCAACGAAGAGCTTGGGATGGTGGACACGGTTCTGTCGGATAAAACCGGAACATTGACTTGCAACTCCATGGAGTTTATCAAGTGTTCCATCGCGGGGACAGCTTACGGACGAGGTGTGACCGAAGTTGAAAGGTCTATGGCTATGAGAAGCGGGGGTTCGGTTCTGGCTGATGATGATGCAGTGGGCCGGTCTGGTCCTAAGGTCAAAGGGTTTAACTTCCAGGACGAGAGGGTTATGAAAGGGAGCTGGGTTAAGCAACGAGAAGCGGAGGTTTTGCAGAAGTTTTTCAGGTTGTTAGCTGTTTGTCACACGGCTATACCCGAAACAGATGAAGCCACCGGGGCCATCTCTTACGAGGCTGAGTCTCCTGACGAAGCTGCGTTTGTTGTCGCGGCTAGAGAGCTCGGGTTTGAGTTCTTTAGCCGCACGCAAAACGGGATATCAATCCGTGAATTGGATCTTGCAACAGGGCAGAAAGTTGAAAGGTTTGTTCTTTTTTGATATCTTTGAGGTTTCTTGGACGTCAAGGAAATGAACATTCCTCTGTTTTGGTACAGGGAATATCGGTTACTAAACGTTCTTGAGTTCAACAGCACGAGGAAGAGAATGTCTGTGATCGTGCGCGATGAAGATGGGAAGCTTCTGTTACTATCCAAAGGAGCTGACAAGTAAAGTTAAACTGAAAATCTCGAGAGATTTAACATTTTGAGGCTTTCTTGTTGAATATGTGGAATcttgttgtgtgtgtgtgtgcagtGTTATGTTTGAAAGACTTTCCATGAACGGGCGTGAATTCGAAGAGAAGACACGAGAGCATGTTAATGAATATGCAGATGCAGGGCTAAGGACATTGATACTTGCATACCGCGAAGTTGATGAAAATGAGTACGTAAAATTCAGCAACAACTTCAATGAAGCTAAGAGCTCGGTGACTGAGGATCGTGAGAGCTTAATAGATGAGATCACTGATAAAATGGAGCGCGATTTGATTCTACTTGGTGCTACTGCTGTTGAGGACAAACTTCAAAATGGGGTATGCCTCTTGTAAGACtacattttcttaaatgttttttttttaaatgtttgttCGAGTAGGGGTTTGATTTTAATTGTGGTTTTAGGTTCCGGATTGTATCGACAAGCTTGCTCAAGCAGGGATAAAGATATGGGTTCTAACCGGAGACAAGATGGAGACTGCAATCAATATTGGGCAAGTAACTTTGGTTTCTACTCTTATGTCTGAATCTAGACATTGTTCTTGTTTTTATAGTTACTgacattcttttttttggaacCTATTCAGATTTGCATGTAGTTTACTTAGACAAGAGATGAAGCAGATCATCATAAATCTTGAGACACCACATATCAAAGCATTGGAGAAAGCTGGAGAGAAAGATGTGACTGAACAggtaatttaattttattgatatgttattttttatagaCATTTTTGATATAGTTTACTGAATGAGATTCTTCAAACACATATGTAGGCATCAAGAGAAAGCGTGGTGAAGCAAATGGAGGAAGGGAAAGCTCTAATCACAACAGGAGCAAGCGGCACAGACGACTCTCATGAGGCATTTGCGTTGATCATCGACGGGAAGTCGTTATCGTATGCTCTTGAAGATGATTTCAAGAACAAGTTTCTTGATTTAGCCACAGGATGTGCCTCTGTTATTTGCTGCAGATCATCACCTAAGCAAAAGGCATTGGTAATGTCTCTTTTATGCGTTTATTGAGTTTTAGTATGTTTAACTGATATatgatttgtttctttttttttaggttaCACGATTGGTCAAAACTGGAACTGGGAAGACAACTTTAGCTATTGGAGATGGAGCAAACGATGTTGGAATGCTTCAAGAAGCAGATATAGGTGTCGGAATCAGCGGTGTTGAGGGAATGCAAGCCGTTATGTCTAGCGATATAGCCATTGCTCAGTTCAGATACTTAGAGCGTCTCTTGCTCGTCCATGGTCACTGGTGTTACTGCAGAATCTCATCCATGGTACagcttctttttttctctgtatCAGATAATACATACATCATCGCACTTTCCCTAACTAGGGTTTTGTTTCCACTTGGGCAGATATGTTACTTCTTCTACAAGAATATCACTTTTGGTGTGACCTTGTTCTTATACGAAGCCTACATATCTTTCTCTGCTCAACCCGCATATAACGACTGGTTCCTATCGCTTTTCAACGTCTTCTTCTCTTCGCTTCCCGTCATTGCTCTCGGTGTTTTCGATCAAGACGTCTCAGCTCGCTTCTGTTACAAGGTAGGGTTTTTATAAAACCCTAGCTTCGTCTAAATACAGccattaaatttttttctttttgcagttCCCATTGCTATACCAAGAAGGAGTTCAGAATCTTCTCTTCAGCTGGAAGAGAATCATTGGATGGATGTTCAATGGACTAATCTCGGCTCTAGCCGTTTTCTTCATCTGCAAGCAATCCCAAGAACACCAACTCTACAACCCTAACGGCAAAACCGCCGGTCGAGAAATCCTCGGAGGGACAATGTACACTTGCGTAGTCTGGGTGGTCAATCTCCAAATGGTTTTAGCCATAAGCTACTTCACTTGGGTCCAGCACATTGTAATATGGGGCTCAATTGCTTTATGGTACACCTTCCTCATGATATACGGAGCCATGGCTCCCACCTTCTCCC harbors:
- the LOC130505951 gene encoding probable phospholipid-transporting ATPase 11, coding for MAGGRIRRRLHLSNIYAFRCRKSTFQEDHSQIGGPGFSRVVYCNEPNSPAAERRNYAGNYVRSTKYTPASFLPKSLFEQFRRVANFYFLVTGALSLTPLSPYGPVSALLPLGFVIAASMVKEGIEDWGRKRQDMEVNNRRVKVHDGDGTFREEGWRELRVGDIVRVEKDEFFPADLLLLSSSYEDSICYVETMNLDGETNLKVKQGLEATSSALHEDSDFKEFKGVVRCEDPNADLYTFVGTLHLEEQRLPLSVQQLLLRDSKLRNTEYVYGAVVFTGHDTKVIQNSTDPPSKRSRIERKMDKIIYMMFVVVFLMSFIGSIIFGIETREDRVRNRGKTERWYLKPDDAEIFFDPDRAPMAAIYHFLTAVMLYSYFIPISLYVSIEIVKVLQSVFINSDILMYYEETDKPAHARTSNLNEELGMVDTVLSDKTGTLTCNSMEFIKCSIAGTAYGRGVTEVERSMAMRSGGSVLADDDAVGRSGPKVKGFNFQDERVMKGSWVKQREAEVLQKFFRLLAVCHTAIPETDEATGAISYEAESPDEAAFVVAARELGFEFFSRTQNGISIRELDLATGQKVEREYRLLNVLEFNSTRKRMSVIVRDEDGKLLLLSKGADNVMFERLSMNGREFEEKTREHVNEYADAGLRTLILAYREVDENEYVKFSNNFNEAKSSVTEDRESLIDEITDKMERDLILLGATAVEDKLQNGVPDCIDKLAQAGIKIWVLTGDKMETAINIGFACSLLRQEMKQIIINLETPHIKALEKAGEKDVTEQASRESVVKQMEEGKALITTGASGTDDSHEAFALIIDGKSLSYALEDDFKNKFLDLATGCASVICCRSSPKQKALVTRLVKTGTGKTTLAIGDGANDVGMLQEADIGVGISGVEGMQAVMSSDIAIAQFRYLERLLLVHGHWCYCRISSMICYFFYKNITFGVTLFLYEAYISFSAQPAYNDWFLSLFNVFFSSLPVIALGVFDQDVSARFCYKFPLLYQEGVQNLLFSWKRIIGWMFNGLISALAVFFICKQSQEHQLYNPNGKTAGREILGGTMYTCVVWVVNLQMVLAISYFTWVQHIVIWGSIALWYTFLMIYGAMAPTFSLDAYKVFLEALAPAPSYWLTTLLVMIFALIPYFVFKSVQMRYFPGFHQMIQWIRHEGQSNDPEFVEMVRQRSIRPTTVGSTARRAASVRRSGRFHDQLNKNIIGLSRQEK